A stretch of the Alosa alosa isolate M-15738 ecotype Scorff River chromosome 16, AALO_Geno_1.1, whole genome shotgun sequence genome encodes the following:
- the LOC125309857 gene encoding myosin-7-like: MGDAAMAEFGGAAAYLRKSDKERLEAQTRPFDMKKACFVPDPEEEFVKGTIVSRDGDKVTCDTENGKTVTVKESDVHPQNPPKFDKIEDMAMFTFLNEPAVLYNLKERYAAWMIYTYSGLFCVTINPYKWLPVYNQEVVNAYRGKKRAEAPPHIYSISDNAYQYMLADRENQSILITGESGAGKTVNTKRVIQYFASIAAGGIKKETSDKKGTLEDQIIQCNPALEAFGNAKTIRNDNSSRFGKFIRIHFAANGKLASADIETYLLEKSRVTFQLKAERDYHIFYQILSQRKPELLEMLLITANPYDYSFISQGETTVQSINDGDELKATDDAFDVLGFTPEEKNSIYKLTGAIMHYGNLKFKQKQREEQAEADGTEDADKSAYLMGLNSADLIKALCHPRVKVGNEWVTKGQNVQQVYYAVGALAKAVYEKMFLWMVVRINQSLDTRQPRQYFIGVLDIAGFEIFDFNSFEQLCINFTNEKLQQFFNHHMFVLEQEEYKKEGIEWTFIDFGMDLQACIDLIEKPMGIMSILEEECMFPKASDATFKAKLYDNHLGKSANFQKPRIVKGKQEAHFSLIHYAGTVDYNINNWLMKNKDPLNETVVGLYQKSTMKLLSILFANYSGADSAMTDSSGGKIKEKKKKGASFQTVSALHRENLNKLMTNLRSTHPHFVRCIIPNETKTPGAMEKPLVMHQLRCNGVLEGIRICRKGFPNRILYGDFKQRYRILNPAAIPEGQFIDSKKGAEKLLGSLDIDHNQYKFGHTKVFFKAGLLGILEEMRDDRLALIITRLQARSRGVLARIEFQKVLERRDSLLVIQWNIRAFMSVKNWPWMRLYFKIKPLLRSAEAEKEMANMKEEFLKLKEAYAKSEARRKELEEKMVSLLQEKNDLTLQVQTEQDNLCDAEERCEGLIKNKIQLESKIKELIERLEDEEEMNAELTAKKRKLEDECSELKKDIDDLELTLAKVEKEKHATENKVKNLIEEMSALDETIAKLTKEKKALQEAHQQTLDDLQSEEDKVNTLTKAKAKLEQQVDDLEGSLEQEKKIRMDLERIKRKLEGDLKLTQENVMDLENDKQQLEERLKKKDFEISQLNSKIEDEQVMGIQLQKKLKELQARIEELEEELEAERAARAKVEKQRADLARELEEISERLEEAGGATAAQIEMNKKREAELHKLRRDLEESTLQHEATSATLRKKHADSAADLGEQIDNLQRVKQKLEKEKSELRLELDDVVSNMEQLAKAKAHLEKTSRTMEDQMSEYKVKYEDAQRSISDFSTQKAKLQTENGELSRQLEEKGSLVSQLTRSKHSYTQQIEDLKRQLEEEVKAKNALAHAVQSARHDSDLLREQFEEEQEAKAELQRSLSKANSEVAQWRTKYETDAIQRTEELEDAKKKLAQRLQDTEEAVEAVNAKCSSLEKTKHRLQNEIEDLMVDVERSNAIAAALDKKQRNFDKVLAEWKQKYEESQAELESSQKESRSLGTELFKLKNSYEESLDHLETLKRENKNLQEEISDLSEQLGESGKSIHELEKIRKQLDQEKADIQTALEEAEASLEHEEGKILRAQLEFNQIKADIERKLTEKDEEMEQAKRNQQRVVDTLQTSLESETRSRNEALRVKKKMEGDLNEMEIQLSQANRQASEAQKQLKGLQGHLKDAQLQLDDALRSNDDLKENIAIVERRNNLMQAELDELRSMLEQTEKARKLAEQELLDVSERVQLLHSQNTSLMNNKKKLENDVNQLQTEVEDAVQECRNAEEKAKKAITDAAMMAEELKKEQDTSAHLERMKKNMDQTIKDLQHRLDEAEQIAMKGGKKQIQKLEARVRELENELESEQKKASESLKGIRKHERRIKELTYQTEEDRKNLARLQDLVDKLQLKVKSYKRATEEAEEQANSNLGKFRKIQHELDEAEERADIAESQVNKMRAKSREVGSKKGHDEE, encoded by the exons ATGGGGGATGCTGCAATGGCAGAGTTTGGGGGGGCAGCTGCGTATCTGAGGAAGTCAGATAAGGAGCGTCTGGAGGCCCAGACTCGCCCCTTTGACATGAAGAAGGCCTGCTTCGTACCGGATCCCGAGGAAGAGTTTGTAAAGGGAACTATTGTAAGTCGTGATGGTGACAAAGTCACCTGTGACACTGAGAATGGAAAG ACTGTCACTGTGAAAGAGTCAGATGTCCACCCTCAGAACCCCCCAAAGTTTGATAAAATTGAGGACATGGCGATGTTCACCTTCCTAAAtgagcctgctgtgctgtataaCCTCAAAGAGCGTTACGCAGCCTGGATGATCTAC ACCTACTCTGGGTTGTTCTGTGTCACTATCAATCCCTACAAGTGGTTGCCAGTGTACAACCAGGAAGTTGTTAATGCATACAGAGGCAAGAAGAGGGCTGAAGCTCCTCCTCATATCTACTCCATCTCTGATAATGCTTATCAGTACATGCTGGCag ACAGAGAGAATCAGTCCATCCTAATCAC TGGAGAATCTGGTGCTGGGAAGACTGTGAACACCAAGAGAGTCATTCAGTACTTTGCCAGCATTGCTGCAGGAGGCATCAAAAAGGAAACAAGTGACAAAAAG GGAACCCTGGAGGATCAAATCATCCAGTGTAACCCTGCTCTGGAGGCCTTTGGTAATGCAAAGACCATCAGAAACGACAACTCCTCTAGATtt GGCAAGTTTATCAGGATCCACTTTGCTGCAAATGGTAAACTGGCCTCTGCTGACATTGAGACCT ATTTACTGGAGAAGTCTCGGGTGACTTTCCAGCTCAAGGCTGAGAGAGATTATCACATCTTCTACCAGATCCTCTCTCAGAGAAAACCAGAGCTTCTAG AGATGCTGTTGATCACTGCCAACCCCTATGACTATTCCTTCATCTCCCAAGGAGAGACAACTGTGCAATCAATCAATGATGGTGATGAGCTGAAAGCTACTGAT GATGCCTTTGATGTGCTGGGCTTTACTCCAGAGGAGAAGAACAGCATTTACAAGCTGACTGGTGCCATCATGCACTATGGCAACTTGAAGTTCAagcagaagcagagagaggagcaggcagAGGCTGATGGCACAGAAG ATGCAGACAAATCTGCTTATCTGATGGGTCTGAACTCTGCTGACCTCATCAAGGCCTTGTGTCACCCAAGGGTCAAAGTCGGAAATGAGTGGGTAACTAAAGGACAGAATGTCCAGCAG GTGTACTATGCTGTTGGTGCTCTTGCAAAAGCAGTATATGAAAAGATGTTCCTCTGGATGGTTGTCAGAATCAACCAGTCCTTGGACACCAGACAACCTCGCCAGTACTTCATTGGTGTGCTGGACATCGCTGGATTTGAAATCTTTGAT TTCAACAGCTTTGAGCAACTGTGCATCAACTTCACTAATGAGAAGCTGCAGCAGTTCTTCAACCACCACATGTTTGTGCTGGAGCAAGAGGAGTACAAGAAGGAGGGCATTGAGTGGACGTTCATTGACTTTGGCATGGACTTGCAGGCCTGTATTGATCTCATTGAAAAG CCCATGGGTATCATGTCCATCCTTGAAGAGGAGTGCATGTTCCCCAAGGCCAGTGATGCcacatttaaagccaagctttaTGACAACCACTTGGGGAAATCCGCCAACTTCCAGAAGCCTAGGATTGTGAAAGGAAAGCAGGAAGCACATTTTTCCCTAATTCACTATGCTGGCACGGTTGACTACAACATCAACAACTGGCTGATGAAAAACAAAGACCCTCTAAATGAGACGGTGGTTGGTTTATACCAAAAGTctacaatgaaactattgtccATTCTTTTCGCCAACTATTCTGGTGCTGACTCTG CCATGACAGACTCTTCAGGTGGAAAGATcaaggaaaagaagaaaaagggtGCTTCCTTTCAGACTGTGTCTGCACTCCACAGG GAAAATCTGAACAAGCTGATGACCAACTTGAGGTCAACTCACCCCCACTTTGTGCGCTGCATCATCCCCAACGAGACCAAGACTCCTGGGGCCATGGAGAAACCTCTGGTCATGCACCAGCTGCGCTGTAACGGTGTGCTGGAGGGCATCAGGATCTGCAGAAAGGGCTTCCCCAACAGGATCCTGTATGGAGACTTCAAACAGAG ATACCGTATCCTGAATCCGGCAGCAATCCCTGAGGGACAGTTTATTGACAGCAAAAAAGGTGCAGAAAAGCTACTGGGTTCCCTGGACATAGACCATAACCAGTATAAATTTGGGCACACAAAG GTGTTCTTCAAAGCTGGTCTACTGGGTATCCTTGAAGAGATGAGAGACGACCGTCTTGCTCTAATCATAACACGACTGCAGGCTAGATCCAGAGGTGTCCTTGCTAGAATAGAATTCCAGAAGGTTCTTGAACGAAG GGATTCTTTGTTGGTGATTCAGTGGAACATTCGTGCATTCATGAGTGTCAAAAATTGGCCCTGGATGAGGCTATACTTCAAAATCAAGCCCCTGTTGAGATCTgctgaggcagagaaagagatggcCAACATGAAGGAAGAATTCCTGAAGTTGAAGGAGGCCTACGCTAAATCTGAGGCTCGTAGAAAAGAGCTGGAGGAGAAAATGGTTTCTCTTCTCCAAGAGAAGAATGACCTGACACTTCAAGTTCAAACT GAACAAGATAACCTTTGTGATGCTGAGGAGAGATGTGAAGGTCTGATCAAGAATAAGATTCAGCTCGAGTCGAAAATCAAGGAGCTGATTGAGAGACtggaagatgaagaggagatgAATGCAGAGCTGACTGCAAAGAAGAGGAAGTTGGAGGATGAATGCTCTGAGCTCAAGAAGGACATTGATGATCTGGAGCTCACTCTGGCCAAagtggagaaagagaaacatgCCACTGAGAATAAG GTTAAAAACCTTATTGAGGAGATGTCAGCTCTTGATGAAACAATTGCCAAGCTGACCAAGGAGAAGAAAGCACTGCAGGAGGCTCACCAGCAAACGCTGGATGACCTTCAGAGTGAGGAGGACAAAGTCAACACTCTGACTAAGGCCAAAGCCAAGCTGGAGCAACAAGTTGATGAT CTTGAAGGGTCCCtggaacaggaaaaaaagataAGAATGGACCTCGAGAGAATTAAGAGGAAGCTTGAGGGTGACTTAAAGTTGACCCAGGAAAATGTGATGGATTTAGAAAATGATAAACAACAGCTGGAGGAACGGCTCAAAAA GAAAGACTTTGAAATAAGTCAACTAAACAGCAAAATTGAAGACGAGCAAGTCATGGGAATTCAGCTACAGAAGAAACTGAAAGAGCTTCAG GCTCGCATTGAGGAGCTGGAGGAAGAGCTTGAGGCTGAAAGAGCTGCCCGAGCCAAAGTGGAGAAGCAGCGGGCAGACCTGGCCagagagctggaggagatcAGTGAGAGGCTGGAGGAGGCTGGAGGTGCCACTGCTGCCCAGATTGAGATGAACAAGAAGAGGGAGGCTGAGCTCCATAAGCTGCGCAGAGACCTCGAAGAGTCCACTCTGCAACATGAGGCCACTTCTGCCACACTGAGGAAGAAGCATGCAGACAGTGCAGCTGACCTCGGGGAGCAGATTGACAACCTTCAGAGAGTGAAACAAAAGCTtgagaaggagaagagtgaACTCCGCCTGGAGTTGGATGATGTTGTCTCCAACATGGAGCAGCTCGCCAAAGCCAAG GCACACTTGGAGAAAACGAGCAGAACCATGGAGGATCAGATGAGTGAATACAAGGTTAAGTATGAAGATGCACAACGCAGCATCAGTGATTTCTCCACACAGAAGGCCAAGCTACAAACTGAAAATG GTGAGCTTTCCAGACAACTTGAGGAGAAGGGTTCTCTAGTATCACAGCTGACCAGAAGCAAGCACTCCTACACCCAGCAGATTGAGGATCTAAAAAGACAATTGGAGGAAGAAGTCAAG gCTAAGAATGCACTAGCCCATGCAGTGCAGTCTGCTCGCCACGACTCTGACCTCCTGAGGGAGCAGtttgaggaggagcaggaggccaAGGCTGAGCTGCAGCGCAGTCTCTCCAAGGCCAACTCTGAGGTGGCTCAGTGGAGAACCAAGTACGAGACTGATGCCATCCAGAGGACTGAGGAGTTAGAAGATGCCAA AAAAAAGCTGGCTCAGCGTCTGCAAGATACAGAGGAAGCTGTGGAAGCTGTTAATGCCAAATGCTCCTCCCTGGAGAAAACTAAGCACAGACTGCAGAATGAGATTGAAGATCTCATGGTAGATGTGGAGAGATCAAATGCTATTGCTGCTGCCCTGGACAAGAAGCAAAGAAACTTTGATAAG GTCCTGGCAGAGTGGAAGCAGAAGTATGAGGAGTCCCAGGCTGAACTGGAGAGCTCCCAGAAAGAGTCCAGATCTCTTGGCACTGAGCTCTTCAAACTCAAGAACTCCTATGAGGAATCTCTGGATCACCTTGAGACCTTAAAGAGGGAGAACAAAAATCTCCAAG AGGAAATTTCAGATCTCAGTGAGCAACTTGGAGAGAGTGGAAAGAGCATCCATGAACTTGAGAAAATTCGAAAGCAACTAGATCAAGAAAAGGCAGACATCCAGACGGCTCTTGAGGAAGCTGAG GCCTCACTTGAACATGAAGAGGGTAAGATCCTGAGAGCTCAGCTGGAGTTCAACCAAATCAAAGCTGACATTGAGCGTAAACTTACTGAGAAGGATGAGGAGATGGAGCAGGCCAAGAGGAACCAGCAGAGAGTGGTGGATACCCTGCAGACCTCCCTGGAGTCTGAGACTCGCAGCAGGAATGAGGCTCTCAGGGtgaagaagaagatggagggagacctCAATGAGATGGAGATCCAGCTCAGCCAGGCCAACAGGCAGGCATCTGAGGCCCAGAAGCAGCTCAAGGGTCTCCAAGGACATCTGAAG GATGCCCAACTGCAGCTGGATGATGCTCTACGCAGTAATGATGATCTCAAAGAGAACATTGCCATTGTGGAAAGACGCAACAATCTGATGCAGGCTGAACTGGATGAGCTCAGGTCAATGTTGGAGCAGACTGAGAAAGCCCGGAAACTGGCTGAACAGGAGCTGCTGGACGTCAGTGAGAGGGTTCAGCTGCTGCACTCTCAG AACACCAGCTTGATGAACAATAAGAAGAAGCTGGAGAATGATGTGAACCAGCTGCAGACTGAGGTGGAGGATGCTGTGCAAGAGTGCAGGAATGCGGAGGAAAAGGCCAAGAAGGCCATCACTGATGCTGCCATGATGGCAGAGGAGCTGAAGAAGGAGCAGGACACCAGTGCTCACCTGGAGCGCATGAAGAAGAACATGGATCAGACCATCAAGGACCTGCAGCACCGTCTGGATGAAGCTGAACAAATCGCCATGAAGGGAGGCAAGAAGCAGATCCAGAAGCTGGAGGCCAGG GTGAGGGAACTGGAAAATGAATTGGAATCTGAGCAGAAAAAGGCTAGTGAATCTTTGAAAGGAATCCGCAAGCATGAGAGACGCATCAAGGAGCTCACCTACCAG ACAGAGGAGGACCGTAAAAATCTGGCCCGTCTTCAGGATCTTGTGGACAAACTGCAACTGAAAGTGAAGTCCTACAAGAGGGCAACAGAAGAGGCT GAGGAACAAGCCAACTCTAACTTGGGCAAGTTCCGCAAGATTCAGCATGAGCTGGATGAGGCTGAGGAGAGAGCTGATATAGCTGAGTCTCAGGTCAACAAGATGAGAGCCAAGAGCCGTGAAGTAGGTAGTAAG AAAGGGCATGATGAAGAGTGA